In a single window of the Dinghuibacter silviterrae genome:
- a CDS encoding SusC/RagA family TonB-linked outer membrane protein, which produces MPKPFKLLAFLVCIFLGLRAEAQRITITGTIRDTAGALVRGANVTVRGNARIGTVSDDNGRFILDVPENSIIEFSSINFETLALPARANMSVIMHLSKNNLSDVVVTAYGKKQRREAVVGSVTSVNPEDLRIPASNLTNALAGQIAGVIAFQRSGQPGADNAQFFIRGVTTLGYSASPLILVDNVELTANDLARLNVDDIASFSILKDASAAALYGARGANGVILVTTKEGKTGKAKVNFRYEHSVSKPTKTVQLADPITYMKDYNEAVTTRDPLATPYFTPNQIQNATATWNHAPGSNPYLYPAVDWMNMLFRKQTTTQRANFSVQGGSEQAKYYISGSYDRDNGILQISPVNNFNSGMKFENYQLRSNVNVKVTKTTEAVVRLWGNFNDYTGPITSDQSGLATDLYDRVLHTSPVSFPAFYAPDSANLLTKHILFGNNTSQTGSLQDNPYADLMYGYKNFSESRMSAQFELNQTFNFITRGLAFHGIFSTNRYSYFDQQRSYKPFYYDVASVNQSTGQYTLNWINNQPGAAQEFLSYYPGSKIISTYIYMQGSIDYDRSFGDHHVSGTVLGTREQTVTPNANDPITNQPSLAASLPARNLGLSGRASYSFKDRYFLEFNFGYNGSEKFAPNHRFGFFPTIGAGYVISNESYWKGGISRLITRLKVRGSYGLVGNDNIGQQRFFYLSSVTPDGGPGATFGSTNGFSLNGTTIQAYPNPDVTWETARKSNVALEIEVLKNFNLIAEFYHEYRYNILIPRGYIPVETGIENSAAANLQANLGTAYSNGIDLHLDYKQRFSKDLQVTVMANFTGTSNKVGHLEEPQYPYPYLFHSGQPINEQFGYIAERLFVDDKEAANSPSQLFGGNPPQGGDIKYRDINKDGVINSYDQVPLGLPTTPEIIYGFGFSAQYKQFDLSAFFQGDARVSFFINPTAQNNAYYGQYGTAPFANNAQLLKAYADDHWTEENQNLYALWPRLSTYENNNNEQTSSWWLRNGNFMRLKSLEVGYSLPRAWSRRIFLDNARIYFNGLNLLTWAPFKLWDPEQSGQGFSYPIQKVLNVGVNLNF; this is translated from the coding sequence ATGCCGAAGCCATTCAAACTGTTGGCCTTTTTAGTTTGCATTTTCCTGGGGCTCAGGGCCGAAGCCCAAAGGATAACCATCACAGGGACGATCCGGGATACTGCGGGCGCCCTGGTGAGGGGTGCCAATGTCACGGTCAGGGGCAATGCCAGGATCGGAACGGTCTCCGATGACAACGGCCGGTTTATCCTGGATGTGCCCGAAAATTCCATCATCGAATTCAGCAGCATCAACTTCGAAACGCTTGCGTTACCCGCGCGGGCGAACATGAGCGTGATCATGCACCTGTCCAAAAACAACCTGTCGGACGTGGTGGTCACGGCCTATGGTAAAAAACAGCGACGGGAAGCCGTGGTGGGATCGGTCACTTCCGTCAACCCGGAGGACCTGAGGATCCCTGCGAGCAATCTGACCAATGCCCTGGCGGGACAGATTGCCGGGGTTATTGCGTTTCAGCGGTCAGGGCAACCGGGGGCGGATAACGCGCAGTTCTTTATACGGGGCGTTACGACCTTAGGGTACAGCGCCAGTCCGCTGATCTTAGTCGACAACGTCGAATTGACGGCAAACGACCTGGCGCGTCTGAACGTGGACGACATCGCCAGCTTTTCCATTTTGAAAGACGCCAGCGCGGCCGCGCTTTACGGTGCCAGGGGCGCCAACGGGGTCATCCTGGTGACGACAAAGGAAGGCAAGACCGGGAAGGCAAAGGTCAACTTCCGTTATGAACACTCCGTGTCAAAACCGACAAAAACCGTCCAGCTCGCCGATCCAATCACCTATATGAAAGACTATAACGAGGCGGTGACCACCCGGGATCCCCTCGCTACGCCTTATTTCACGCCCAACCAGATCCAAAACGCCACGGCGACCTGGAACCACGCCCCGGGGAGCAATCCCTATCTGTACCCGGCCGTGGACTGGATGAACATGCTTTTCCGGAAACAAACCACCACCCAGCGTGCCAACTTCAGCGTACAGGGTGGGAGCGAGCAGGCCAAATATTATATATCCGGTTCGTACGACCGGGACAACGGGATCCTCCAGATCAGCCCGGTCAACAACTTCAACTCCGGGATGAAGTTCGAGAACTATCAATTGCGTTCGAACGTGAACGTCAAGGTCACCAAGACGACCGAAGCGGTTGTCCGGTTGTGGGGGAACTTTAACGACTATACCGGTCCCATCACCAGCGACCAGTCCGGGCTGGCCACGGATCTCTACGACCGGGTACTGCATACCAGCCCGGTGTCCTTCCCGGCTTTTTATGCACCCGATTCGGCCAACCTGTTGACCAAACACATCCTCTTTGGCAACAACACGTCACAAACAGGGAGCCTGCAGGACAATCCTTATGCGGACCTGATGTATGGGTACAAGAACTTTTCCGAATCCCGGATGTCCGCGCAGTTCGAGCTCAACCAGACCTTTAATTTCATCACGCGCGGTCTTGCTTTCCACGGGATCTTCAGCACGAACCGGTACTCGTATTTCGACCAGCAGCGATCCTACAAACCGTTTTATTATGACGTCGCCAGCGTCAATCAGTCCACCGGGCAGTATACACTGAACTGGATCAACAACCAGCCCGGCGCCGCCCAGGAATTCCTGAGCTACTACCCGGGGAGCAAAATCATCTCGACCTATATTTACATGCAAGGGTCCATCGACTACGATAGGTCCTTTGGAGACCACCATGTCAGCGGTACCGTGTTGGGCACCCGCGAACAAACGGTCACGCCTAACGCCAACGACCCCATCACGAACCAACCGTCCCTCGCGGCTTCTCTTCCCGCCAGGAACCTGGGTTTATCCGGGCGGGCATCCTATTCGTTCAAAGACCGGTACTTCCTCGAATTCAACTTTGGTTATAACGGTTCCGAGAAATTTGCCCCGAACCACCGCTTTGGTTTCTTCCCCACCATCGGCGCGGGATATGTGATCTCCAACGAATCCTATTGGAAGGGCGGCATTTCCCGGTTGATCACCCGGCTAAAAGTCAGGGGCAGTTACGGCCTGGTGGGGAACGACAACATCGGCCAACAGCGTTTCTTTTACCTCTCCAGCGTGACGCCCGACGGCGGCCCGGGCGCCACCTTTGGCAGCACCAACGGTTTCTCGTTGAATGGAACGACCATCCAGGCGTATCCCAACCCCGACGTCACCTGGGAAACGGCGCGTAAAAGCAACGTCGCCCTGGAAATCGAAGTGCTGAAGAACTTCAACCTCATCGCCGAATTCTACCACGAATACCGCTACAACATCCTGATCCCGCGCGGGTATATCCCCGTGGAAACGGGCATCGAAAACAGCGCCGCAGCCAACCTCCAGGCCAACCTGGGGACGGCGTATTCGAATGGGATCGACCTCCACCTGGATTACAAGCAGCGTTTCTCGAAGGACCTCCAGGTAACGGTGATGGCCAACTTCACCGGGACCAGCAATAAGGTGGGGCACCTCGAAGAGCCGCAATATCCTTATCCATACCTGTTCCACTCGGGCCAGCCCATCAACGAACAATTCGGATACATCGCGGAAAGGCTTTTTGTGGACGACAAAGAAGCCGCCAATTCCCCCTCCCAGCTCTTTGGCGGCAACCCGCCCCAGGGTGGAGACATCAAATACCGGGACATCAACAAAGACGGTGTCATCAATTCCTACGACCAGGTGCCGCTGGGGCTGCCGACCACGCCCGAGATCATTTATGGGTTTGGTTTTTCGGCCCAGTACAAACAGTTTGACCTGAGCGCCTTTTTCCAAGGCGACGCACGGGTTTCCTTTTTCATCAACCCGACCGCCCAGAACAACGCGTATTACGGGCAGTATGGTACCGCGCCCTTTGCCAACAACGCACAGCTCTTAAAGGCTTACGCAGACGACCATTGGACGGAGGAGAATCAAAACCTCTACGCCCTTTGGCCCCGCCTGTCGACGTATGAGAACAACAACAACGAACAGACCAGCTCCTGGTGGCTCCGGAACGGCAACTTTATGCGGCTGAAGTCACTGGAAGTGGGGTATTCCCTGCCCAGGGCCTGGTCGCGCCGGATCTTCCTGGACAACGCCCGGATTTATTTCAACGGGTTAAACCTGTTGACCTGGGCGCCCTTCAAGCTCTGGGATCCGGAGCAGTCGGGTCAGGGTTTCAGCTACCCGATCCAAAAAGTACTCAACGTGGGCGTAAACTTAAATTTTTAA
- a CDS encoding sugar porter family MFS transporter: protein MTRYNHSFILSISFVSALGGYLFGFDFAVISGALPFLKTTFGLDTYWEGFATGSLALGAILGSVLAGGISGRYGRRKGLLLAAMLFGVSSLAMALAPTRYFFIGARFFAGAGVGMASLLSPMYIAEISPASFRGRMVAINQLTVVIGILVTNLINYTLRNTGPDAWRWMFGLGVVPSALFVLGALWLPESPRWLAEAGRTAEAERLLERIGGKEYAHKTLGGFHRSAAPTDKRSAAQGLHYGALLHRAVFPSVLVGIGLAVFQQFCGINVVFNYTPAIFASIGVARDGQLLQTVFIGGVNLVFTVAAMLLVDKVGRKPLMLAGAVCLSLLYLAVVHLLGTGAAQVSWFLLASIGTYALTLAPVTWVLIAEVFPGKIRSAATSLAVLCLWAAYFVLVFTFPPLFERLGDKTFYLYAGICALGAVFVALKVKETKGKTLEELEDALVIH from the coding sequence ATGACCCGGTATAATCATTCCTTCATTCTTTCGATCTCCTTTGTGTCGGCACTGGGTGGATACCTGTTTGGGTTCGACTTCGCCGTGATTTCAGGGGCGCTTCCTTTTTTGAAAACCACCTTTGGGTTGGATACATATTGGGAAGGTTTTGCCACCGGTAGCCTTGCATTGGGCGCCATCCTGGGTAGTGTCCTGGCGGGGGGCATCTCCGGCAGGTATGGCCGCCGGAAGGGATTACTCCTGGCGGCTATGCTTTTCGGGGTCTCTTCGCTGGCCATGGCGCTCGCGCCGACGCGGTACTTTTTTATCGGGGCCCGTTTTTTTGCGGGCGCGGGGGTGGGCATGGCTTCGCTGCTCTCCCCCATGTATATCGCCGAAATATCCCCTGCCTCTTTTCGGGGCAGGATGGTGGCGATCAACCAGCTTACCGTCGTCATCGGTATCCTGGTGACCAACCTCATCAACTATACGCTTAGAAATACAGGCCCCGATGCCTGGCGATGGATGTTTGGTCTTGGGGTGGTTCCTTCGGCTTTGTTTGTGTTGGGCGCTTTGTGGCTTCCCGAAAGTCCCCGCTGGCTGGCGGAGGCTGGAAGGACGGCGGAGGCGGAGCGTTTGCTGGAGCGGATCGGGGGCAAAGAATATGCCCACAAGACTCTGGGCGGCTTTCACCGCTCCGCGGCACCCACCGATAAGCGTTCCGCCGCGCAGGGCCTTCACTACGGCGCGCTCTTACACCGCGCGGTTTTCCCCTCCGTCCTCGTGGGCATCGGCCTGGCCGTTTTTCAACAATTTTGCGGCATCAACGTCGTCTTCAATTATACCCCCGCCATTTTTGCCAGCATAGGTGTGGCAAGAGACGGGCAGCTTTTGCAAACCGTCTTTATCGGAGGCGTGAACCTGGTCTTTACCGTGGCCGCCATGCTGTTGGTAGATAAGGTGGGCCGCAAACCGTTGATGCTGGCCGGAGCCGTTTGTCTTTCGCTGCTGTACCTGGCCGTTGTACACTTATTGGGGACGGGCGCGGCACAGGTGTCGTGGTTCCTCCTGGCGTCCATCGGCACGTACGCGCTGACACTGGCGCCCGTGACCTGGGTATTGATCGCCGAAGTGTTTCCCGGGAAGATCAGGAGCGCCGCCACGTCGCTCGCCGTGCTTTGTCTCTGGGCGGCTTACTTTGTCCTGGTCTTTACTTTTCCTCCCTTATTCGAACGCCTGGGAGACAAGACGTTTTATCTCTACGCCGGGATCTGCGCACTGGGGGCGGTTTTTGTGGCCCTGAAAGTAAAAGAGACCAAAGGGAAAACCCTCGAAGAGCTGGAGGATGCACTGGTGATTCACTAG
- a CDS encoding DUF5107 domain-containing protein: MDVKAWIEEVRIPTYKAGQPEKNPLFLEKRVYQGSSGVVYPHPVIEHISDHKEDVTYTAVFLENEYLKIMLLPELGGRVQRAYDKVRGRDFVYYNQVIKPALVGLAGPWISGGIEFNWPQHHRPSTFSPVDFSLEEHPDGSRTVWMNEVEIMFRTKGLAGFTLYPDKAYLEIRGKLFNRTPFPQTFLWWANPAVKVGEHYQSLFPPDVYAVFDHGKRDVSDFPIATGTYYKVNYAPGTDISRYVNIPVPTSYMAIRSRYDFMGCYEHDTQAGMLHVADHHVSPGKKQWTWGNGDFGKAWDRNLTDEDGPYIELMTGVFTDNQPDFSWLQPNEEKTFEQYFMPFAGVGMVKNATKEAMVNLEEDNVSVYATSRYPGARIQIFRDDTLIKEYTFDLSPAHIFSERLPGAAGCHVAVLSAEGVTLVAYRPDPPEVKAQPSPATAAKSPAEIEQVEELYLNGLHLEQYRHATYNPVDYYEEGLKRSPGDIRCNNALGLWLLRRGQFKSAEPYFRRAIATLTLRNPNPYEGEPLYNLGWSLMLQGRIEDAYDAFAKAAWNDAWQHSAFLSMARIKCQQKQWRQALEHVNKSLVRNAHSVQARHLKAVVLRQLGRDNRAFIQESLDIDPFNMGCAWEGRHPDFAGRMRGALNNYLELSLDYAYMGLYEEAGSLLDDSTLGNYYKAWFALKAGQDAGALYRKAAQGDPSLVFPNKIEEILILESALEQNPTDAHAACYLGNLWYDKRQYAEAIDCWEKAIQIDPAYALPFRNLALAYYNKTKETAKAIHCLEQAFLLDQKDARVLMELDQLYKVTGRPVQERLDLLERYLPLVGQRDDLYLERVSLYNLRQDHEKAKALLAGRIFHPWEGGEGKVVRQYLYSQLGLAKQAIDKGAYDRAEALLEATVHYPENLGEGKLYGTPENDRLYLMGCIYEARGRVEEARAAFEEATLGADEPVQAIFYNDPQPDKIYYQALAWQKLGETAKAWNIFERFIRFGEAHIEDKIHIDYFAVSLPDMLVFDQDLDVRNRQHCHYLMGLGYLGLGQTAAAEEHLSEVLRLDPAHAGATQYLHTIQKTLC, encoded by the coding sequence ATGGACGTAAAAGCTTGGATCGAAGAAGTACGGATACCTACCTATAAAGCCGGGCAACCCGAAAAGAACCCTTTGTTTCTGGAAAAAAGGGTCTACCAGGGGAGCAGCGGGGTCGTCTACCCGCATCCGGTGATCGAGCACATTTCGGATCACAAAGAGGACGTGACCTATACCGCCGTTTTCCTCGAAAACGAATACCTGAAGATCATGCTGCTGCCGGAGCTGGGGGGTAGGGTGCAACGGGCGTATGACAAGGTGAGGGGGCGCGACTTCGTATACTACAACCAGGTGATCAAACCGGCCCTGGTGGGCCTGGCGGGTCCCTGGATATCGGGGGGGATCGAATTCAACTGGCCCCAGCACCACCGGCCTTCTACCTTTTCCCCCGTGGACTTCAGCCTGGAGGAACACCCGGATGGAAGCCGGACGGTGTGGATGAACGAGGTGGAGATCATGTTCCGGACCAAAGGCCTGGCGGGCTTTACGTTATACCCGGACAAAGCCTACCTGGAGATCCGGGGGAAGCTTTTCAACCGCACGCCTTTTCCCCAGACCTTTCTCTGGTGGGCCAACCCGGCCGTCAAGGTGGGCGAGCACTACCAATCCCTTTTCCCACCGGATGTATACGCCGTATTTGATCATGGAAAACGGGACGTATCGGATTTTCCGATCGCCACCGGCACGTATTATAAGGTCAATTATGCGCCGGGAACGGATATCTCCCGGTATGTGAATATCCCGGTACCTACTTCCTATATGGCCATCCGTTCCAGGTATGACTTTATGGGTTGTTATGAACACGATACCCAGGCGGGTATGCTCCACGTGGCCGATCACCATGTTTCCCCCGGCAAAAAACAATGGACCTGGGGGAACGGTGACTTCGGGAAGGCCTGGGACCGGAACCTGACCGATGAGGACGGCCCTTATATCGAGCTGATGACCGGCGTATTTACGGACAACCAGCCCGATTTCTCCTGGCTCCAGCCCAACGAGGAAAAAACGTTTGAACAATACTTCATGCCCTTTGCCGGGGTGGGCATGGTCAAGAACGCGACCAAGGAGGCGATGGTCAACCTGGAAGAGGACAACGTCAGCGTATACGCGACCTCGCGGTATCCGGGCGCCCGGATACAAATTTTCCGGGACGATACCCTGATTAAGGAGTATACGTTTGACCTTTCCCCCGCGCACATTTTCAGCGAACGACTTCCCGGCGCCGCAGGCTGTCACGTCGCTGTCCTCTCCGCGGAAGGAGTGACGCTCGTAGCCTACCGCCCCGACCCCCCGGAAGTAAAAGCCCAACCGTCCCCCGCCACTGCTGCCAAAAGCCCCGCGGAGATTGAACAGGTGGAAGAGCTCTACCTGAACGGCCTGCACCTGGAACAATACCGGCACGCCACGTATAACCCGGTCGACTATTACGAGGAGGGCCTGAAACGCAGCCCTGGGGATATCCGCTGTAACAACGCCCTTGGTCTTTGGCTGTTGCGCCGGGGCCAGTTCAAAAGCGCGGAGCCTTATTTCCGGAGGGCCATCGCCACGCTCACATTGCGCAATCCCAATCCCTACGAGGGGGAGCCGCTCTACAACCTGGGCTGGTCACTGATGTTGCAAGGCCGGATAGAAGATGCTTACGATGCCTTTGCCAAGGCAGCCTGGAACGACGCGTGGCAACACAGTGCCTTTTTGTCGATGGCCCGGATAAAATGTCAACAAAAACAATGGCGCCAAGCCCTGGAGCACGTCAATAAATCACTTGTGCGGAACGCGCACAGTGTGCAGGCCCGTCACCTGAAAGCGGTCGTGTTGCGGCAACTGGGCCGGGACAACCGCGCGTTTATACAAGAGTCCCTGGACATCGATCCCTTTAATATGGGTTGTGCCTGGGAGGGACGGCATCCCGATTTTGCCGGGCGCATGCGGGGCGCCCTCAACAACTACCTGGAGCTTTCCCTGGATTATGCCTACATGGGTCTGTATGAGGAAGCCGGCAGCCTGTTGGACGACAGCACCCTGGGCAATTATTACAAAGCCTGGTTTGCCCTCAAAGCGGGTCAGGACGCCGGCGCGCTCTACCGGAAGGCCGCCCAGGGCGACCCCTCCCTTGTTTTTCCCAACAAAATAGAAGAGATCCTTATCCTGGAAAGCGCCCTGGAACAAAACCCCACGGACGCCCACGCCGCCTGTTACTTAGGCAACCTCTGGTACGACAAACGCCAGTACGCAGAAGCCATTGACTGTTGGGAAAAAGCAATACAGATCGACCCGGCCTATGCCTTGCCCTTCCGCAACCTGGCATTGGCGTATTACAATAAAACCAAAGAAACGGCCAAGGCCATACATTGCCTGGAGCAGGCCTTTCTGCTCGATCAGAAAGACGCCCGTGTTCTTATGGAGCTGGACCAGTTGTATAAAGTAACCGGCCGGCCGGTGCAGGAACGCCTCGACTTGCTCGAACGCTACCTGCCGCTCGTCGGGCAGCGGGATGACCTTTACCTGGAACGCGTGTCCCTGTACAACCTCCGGCAAGACCATGAAAAGGCGAAGGCGCTATTGGCCGGCCGGATCTTCCATCCGTGGGAGGGTGGGGAAGGTAAGGTCGTCCGTCAATACCTGTATAGCCAACTGGGCCTGGCCAAACAGGCCATCGATAAAGGCGCATACGACCGGGCGGAAGCGCTCCTGGAAGCGACGGTACACTATCCGGAAAACCTTGGCGAAGGCAAACTCTATGGCACGCCGGAGAATGACCGCCTATACCTGATGGGTTGTATTTACGAAGCGCGAGGGCGCGTTGAGGAAGCCCGGGCCGCATTCGAGGAAGCCACACTTGGTGCGGACGAGCCGGTACAGGCCATCTTCTACAACGATCCCCAACCGGACAAGATCTACTACCAGGCCCTGGCCTGGCAAAAACTGGGCGAAACCGCCAAGGCATGGAACATCTTCGAACGCTTTATCCGCTTTGGGGAGGCCCATATAGAGGACAAGATCCACATTGACTATTTTGCCGTATCCCTTCCGGACATGCTGGTCTTTGACCAGGACCTGGACGTACGCAACCGCCAGCACTGTCACTACCTGATGGGACTGGGCTACCTGGGCCTTGGTCAGACCGCCGCCGCGGAAGAACACCTGTCCGAAGTGCTCCGGCTGGACCCTGCCCATGCCGGTGCCACGCAATATCTACATACGATCCAAAAAACACTATGCTAA
- a CDS encoding aldose epimerase family protein yields the protein MLTITESVCHTPDAQYLFTLQNPRMHLTLTNLGASIRTLWVPDRNGRLGNVVAGYQDIDTYAHNPLYLGCVVGRYVNRIWRGRFVLDGVTYHLTQNEGTNHLHGGFRGFHQQLWEVLEVVQSTDKASVLMGYRSKDGEEGYPGNLDATIRYTLRPDNRLYLDYTARSDKRTPVNLSNHSYFNLSAFARPLIDEHELRVFARDYAEKNGNNLPTGMVRPVAGTPLDFSRPARLGERLGVFPVDRGLDHNFVLDHVAPGRSANGAPGEPGLAAALRDPASGRRLRVYTDKPCIQVYTANWWDGSFLGAQGVTYEQHGAVALETQFYPDSPNQPGFPSTILDPGAEYKTTTIFEFDVHDPV from the coding sequence ATGCTAACCATTACAGAGTCTGTTTGCCATACCCCCGACGCCCAGTATTTGTTCACCTTGCAAAACCCCCGGATGCACCTGACCCTGACCAACCTGGGTGCTTCCATACGGACGCTTTGGGTGCCCGACCGGAACGGGCGCCTCGGCAACGTGGTGGCCGGCTACCAGGATATCGACACTTATGCGCACAACCCCCTTTACCTGGGGTGTGTGGTGGGCCGTTATGTAAACCGCATCTGGCGGGGCCGTTTTGTCCTTGACGGCGTCACGTACCACCTGACCCAAAACGAAGGCACCAACCATTTGCACGGAGGCTTCCGCGGGTTTCACCAACAGTTATGGGAAGTCTTGGAGGTCGTCCAATCAACGGACAAGGCGAGTGTACTGATGGGTTACCGGAGCAAGGATGGAGAAGAAGGTTATCCGGGGAACCTGGACGCGACAATACGGTATACGCTCAGACCGGACAACCGGCTTTACCTGGACTATACCGCGCGTTCGGACAAGCGCACCCCCGTCAACCTGTCCAACCACTCCTATTTCAACCTGAGTGCCTTTGCGCGTCCTTTGATCGACGAACATGAACTTCGGGTCTTTGCCCGGGACTATGCAGAGAAAAATGGGAACAATCTTCCCACCGGTATGGTCCGGCCGGTGGCGGGGACGCCGCTGGATTTTTCACGGCCGGCGCGCCTTGGCGAAAGGCTGGGTGTGTTTCCGGTAGACCGGGGGCTGGATCACAATTTCGTGCTGGACCACGTTGCGCCGGGTCGCAGCGCAAATGGCGCGCCGGGTGAACCCGGCCTTGCCGCAGCGCTCCGCGATCCCGCCTCCGGCCGGCGTCTTCGCGTCTATACCGACAAGCCCTGCATTCAGGTGTACACAGCCAACTGGTGGGACGGATCGTTTCTGGGTGCACAAGGTGTTACCTACGAACAACACGGCGCCGTGGCCCTGGAGACCCAGTTTTACCCGGACAGCCCGAACCAGCCCGGTTTTCCCAGCACCATCCTGGACCCCGGGGCGGAATACAAAACCACCACTATATTTGAATTCGATGTCCATGACCCGGTATAA
- a CDS encoding RagB/SusD family nutrient uptake outer membrane protein: MKNVVYIALLLLLTTSSCKKYLDVTPDDVATLASSFSNANETEAYLFGCYSNLQALADIRRNAGFTTSGEVIFPINLSDRTTLGGAGGDAGFTIMQGLQNADNPLLNYWDGYNMGLNLWQSIRMCNTFLANVNTTPGLPPYQAQRWIAEAQFLKAYYHYWLIRMYGPIPIEDVALPVNATTDQVRVPQQTVDSCFNYVVNLLDTAINNLPAIIENTAAEQGRITSTIALAVKAEVLATQASPLFNGNPDYAGMVRKDGTHLFSTTADPTKWQRAATACQAAIAAANAAGASLYQFKLNGNVVHMSDSTEALLAIQGAITESWNPEQIWTLNPYFGWQYMAAARTNADAASNVFAVYSNFSVPIAESELFYTNNGVPINEDKNWDYANRYTLQPGDDAHFYYIKKGYPCAKGNFDRENRYYADVAFDGAIWFGLGNTDDNNANFVNAVNGYAAWPDALRGNATGYWAKKLVPYQTYFGQTSVGYNYSWPFMRLPALWLLYAECLNEVSGPSAQVYQYIDMVRARAGLQGVQASWAQYSNNPGKPGTQAGLRAIIHQERRIELAFEGQAGWDLRRWKELQGVMSGPFQGWNVNPASNNFTTQGYYQLVNYYQPVFSVKNYIYPIQTYDLLTNPNLVQSLYW; encoded by the coding sequence ATGAAGAACGTAGTCTATATAGCGCTGTTGCTCCTGTTGACCACCAGCTCTTGTAAAAAATATTTGGACGTCACCCCCGACGACGTGGCCACGCTCGCCAGTTCGTTTAGCAACGCCAACGAGACCGAGGCCTACCTCTTCGGCTGTTATTCCAACCTCCAGGCCCTGGCTGACATCCGGCGTAATGCGGGCTTTACGACCTCGGGGGAGGTGATTTTCCCCATCAACCTCAGCGACCGGACGACCTTGGGCGGCGCGGGCGGAGACGCCGGCTTTACGATTATGCAAGGTCTTCAAAACGCCGACAACCCGCTTTTGAACTATTGGGACGGGTACAATATGGGCTTGAACCTCTGGCAGTCGATCCGGATGTGCAATACTTTTTTAGCGAACGTCAACACCACCCCCGGCCTGCCGCCATATCAAGCGCAGCGCTGGATCGCGGAAGCACAGTTTCTGAAGGCATACTACCACTACTGGCTGATCCGCATGTACGGCCCCATCCCCATCGAGGACGTGGCCCTGCCGGTCAACGCCACCACCGACCAGGTGCGGGTCCCGCAACAAACCGTGGATTCCTGTTTCAATTACGTGGTCAACCTGCTCGATACGGCCATTAATAATCTGCCTGCGATCATCGAAAATACCGCGGCGGAACAGGGCCGGATCACCTCCACCATCGCCCTGGCCGTAAAAGCGGAGGTACTGGCTACCCAGGCCAGCCCCCTCTTCAACGGCAACCCCGACTACGCGGGGATGGTGCGCAAGGACGGGACACACCTGTTCTCCACCACGGCCGATCCCACCAAATGGCAAAGGGCCGCCACCGCCTGTCAGGCAGCGATTGCGGCCGCCAACGCTGCCGGTGCTTCGCTTTACCAGTTCAAGCTCAACGGGAACGTGGTACACATGAGCGACAGCACCGAAGCGTTGCTCGCCATACAAGGGGCCATCACCGAAAGCTGGAATCCGGAGCAGATCTGGACGCTCAATCCGTACTTCGGCTGGCAGTACATGGCCGCGGCACGGACCAACGCCGACGCCGCCTCCAACGTCTTTGCCGTGTATTCCAACTTCTCCGTACCCATCGCGGAATCGGAACTGTTCTACACCAATAACGGCGTGCCCATCAACGAAGACAAAAACTGGGACTATGCCAACCGGTATACGCTCCAGCCCGGAGACGACGCCCACTTCTATTATATCAAAAAAGGCTATCCGTGTGCCAAGGGCAACTTCGACCGGGAAAACCGGTATTATGCCGACGTTGCCTTTGACGGGGCGATCTGGTTTGGGTTGGGCAATACCGACGATAACAATGCCAACTTTGTCAACGCGGTGAACGGGTATGCCGCCTGGCCCGACGCGCTCCGGGGGAACGCGACCGGTTATTGGGCCAAAAAACTGGTTCCCTACCAAACCTATTTCGGCCAGACCAGCGTAGGATACAACTATTCCTGGCCGTTTATGCGGCTACCCGCCCTCTGGCTGTTGTATGCAGAATGCCTCAACGAAGTCAGCGGACCCAGCGCACAGGTCTATCAATACATCGACATGGTCAGGGCAAGGGCCGGCCTCCAGGGCGTACAGGCATCCTGGGCGCAGTACTCCAACAACCCCGGCAAACCCGGCACCCAGGCGGGGCTGAGGGCCATCATCCACCAGGAACGGCGGATCGAGCTGGCCTTCGAAGGCCAGGCCGGTTGGGACCTGCGCCGGTGGAAGGAATTGCAGGGCGTCATGTCCGGGCCTTTCCAGGGTTGGAATGTCAACCCCGCCTCTAACAACTTTACAACACAAGGATATTATCAACTGGTCAACTATTATCAGCCGGTCTTTAGCGTCAAAAACTATATCTACCCGATCCAGACATACGACCTGCTGACAAACCCCAACCTCGTACAAAGTCTTTACTGGTAA